Part of the Streptomyces sp. NBC_01408 genome is shown below.
CGGCCGGCCCAGTCCGCCCAGGGCCGCGAGGACCGCGTCGGAGTCCTGGCCCGGGGCCGGGCCCGGCTGCCCGGCCGTGGTGTGGTGCGGGTACGTCACCTCAGTGCTCCTTGACCAGTGCGGCGTACGGGCCCCGCGCGGCGACCAGGTGCTCGTGCCGCCCGCGTTCCACGACCGTGCCCCGGTCGAGTACGACGATCTCGTCGCTGTCGCGCACCGTGCTCAGCCGGTGGGCGATGACCACGCAGGCGCAGCCGCGGCGGCGCAGGTTGTCGATGATGATCTGTTCGGTCACCGCGTCCAGGGCACTGGTCACCTCGTCGAGGACCATGACGCTGGGGCGGCGCACCAGCGCCCGGGCGATCTCCAGGCGCTGGCGCTGGCCGCCGGAGAAGTTCCGGCCGTCCTGTTCGACGCGGCTGTGGATGCCGCCGGGGCGGCGGGCGACCACGTCGTGGACGGCCGCGTCCTGGAGGGCGGCGGTGACGGCCTCGTCCGGGATGGAGGGGTCCCACAGGGCGACGTTGTCGCGGACGGTGCCCTCGAAGAGGAAGACGTCCTGGTCGACGAAGGAGACGGAGGCGGCCAGCACCCCGCGCGGGATGTCCTCCAGCCGCATCCCGTCGATGCGGATGGCGCCCGCCCAGGGCGTGTGGAGGCCGGAGATCAGCCGGGAGACGGTGGACTTGCCGCTGCCGGATCCGCCGACGAGCGCGACCTGCCGGCCGGGGCCGACCGAGAGCGAGAAGTCCTTGAGGAGCGGGGCGTCCAGCGGGCTGTACCCGAAGGTGATGGCGTCCAGTTCCACGTGGCCCTTGAGGCGGCGGGTGCCCGCGGCGGGCTCGCGCCGCGAGTAGACCGGGTCGACGGGGAAGTTCTCGACGTCCTTGAGGCGGGCGACGTCGGCCGCGAAGTCCTGGATCCGGCCGGCGACGCCGCCCAGACGGGAGATCGGCGCGGTGAAGCTGGTCACCAGGGCCTGGAAGGCGACGAGCAGGCCCACGGACAGATGCCCCTCCACCGCCCGCAGGCCGCCGATCATCAGGATCAGGGCGCTGTTGAGCGCGGCCAGCGTGGGGGCGACGATCGCCAGCCACGCGCTGGGCACGCCGAGCCGCTGCTGCACGTCGAGGGTGACCGCGTGCTGTCCGGCCCAGCGGCGGAAGAAGCCGTCCTCGCCGCCGGTGGCCTTCATCGTCTCGATGAGCTGGAGACCGCTGTAGGAGGTGTTCGTCAGCCGGGCGCTCTCGGCGCGCAGTTTCTGGGTGCCGGTGGCCCTCAGGTGGATCACGATCCGCATGGCCACGACGTTGAGGAGCGCGATCATCACGCCGACGAGGGTGAGCTGCGGGTCGTACGTCCACAGCAGCACCGCGTAGAGCACGACCACCACGGCGTCCACGCCCGCGGCGGCGAGGTCCCGGGCGAGGGTCTCGGCGACGGCGTCGTTGGACTGGAGGCGCTGGACCAGGTCGGCGGGGTTGCGCTGGGAGTAGAAGGCGACGGGGAGTCTGAGCAGGTGCCGCAGGAAGCGGGCGCTGCCCAGGGTGGAGGAGATGATGCGCCCGCGCAGCAGGTTGGCCTGCTGAAGGGCGGTGAGGGCCGCGGTGAGCACCAGGGTGACGGCCATCGACGCGAACAGCACGCCCAGCAGGGACGTCTGCTCCCCGATGAGGAACATGTCGATGTACGTGCGGCTCAGTGCGGGCACCGCCGCGCCGACGGCCACGAGCAGGATGCTGGAGATCACGGCGGCGGCCATGGTGCCCGAAGTGCCGCGCAGGCGGGCCGGCATGGCCCCCATGACGCCCGGCTTGCGGCCGCCGCGCCGGAAGTCCTCGCCGGGCTCGAAGGTGAGCACGACACCGGTGAAGCTGGTGTCGAACTCGTCCATGGGGACGAACCTGCGGCCCTTTCCCGGGTCGTTGACGTACACGCCCTTGCGGCCGAGGCGGTGGCCCATGCCGTCGTAGACGACGTAGTGGTTGAACTCCCAGAAGAGGACGGCCGGGGCGCTGACCTCGGCGAGCGCGGCCAGGTCCATCTGCATGCCCTTGGCCTTCAGCCCGTAACCGCGGGCGGCCTTGAGGAGGTTGCTGGCGCGGGAGCCGTCCCGGGAGACTCCGCAGGCGATGCGCAGCTCCTCCAAGGGGACGAAGCGGCGGTAGTGGCCGAGCACCATGGCCAGGGCGGCGGCGCCGCACTCCACGGCCTCCATCTGCAGCACGGTACGGGTGCGTACGGGACGGGGCGTCCTGGTCCTGGGGGCGGGGGCGGCCTTGCGGCGCGCGCCGCCGCCCTTGGGCTCGGGGCGGTGGCGTCGGCGTCCGGCGGGAGGGAGCCGGGGTGCTTCGGGGGGCGCTCCGGTCTGCGGCGCGGTCATGGCAGCAGCCAGTCGACGGGTCGCTGCGCGGCGAGGTGGACGGCTCCGGTGACCGGCGTCGCGGTGTCGACGGCGTACGGGGGTCCATCTGTGGAGGACCACTGGTGGCCGGACTTGGTGGTGGCGGAGCGCTCCAGTTGCACGAGCACCGCGACGGGGCTGCCCTGCCGGGAGAACTGTTCGGCGAGCCCGCTGTCGCCGAGGAAACCGCTGATCTGCGCCTGTGTCTGGGGCGCGCGGCCGATCGCCTTGACGCGGCCGCGCAGCGTGCCGAACTGGTGCTGGGGCACGGACTGCACGCTCAGGTCGACCGGGGCGCCCACGGTGATCGCCGAGCCGCTGCCGCCGGGCACGTACAGCACGGCCACCAGCGGATCGTCCGTGCTCTTCACGTGTTCCAGGGTCGCCACGTCCGCGCCGGCCGTGACGACCGAACCCACCTTGGCGACCAGTGTCCTCAACAGGCCGCCGGTCACCGCGCGCACGGGCTGGTCGCCCTGCTCCGTACGCACGTTGAGCAGGGGCGTGCCGGGGGTCAGCAGGCGGCCCTCCTCGGCGAGGACCGCGGTGACCTGTCCCGCGACCGGGCTCTGCAGCACGTAACTGCCGTCGGCGTGGGTGAGGATGCCGGGTGCGCTCAGTTTGGGGGCCACGGTGCCGGTGAGGGCCCAGAAGCTCGCGGCGGCCATGACGACGACCGTGACGGCCAGTACGAGCCGCCCTTGCGGGCGCGCGAAGCGTACGGGCAGATCGAGTTCTTCGGGCGATTGCAGCTTGGAAAGCGCCTTTTGGCGAAACTGCACGGACTATTCCTTCAACTGCATTCGAATCGGTCGGGCACGCGGGCAGCCATGAACCCCGGAGCCGTGGGGGATGCTCCGGGGTTCATGGGGAATCCCACTCAGAGACCGGCGCGACCGGTGTTCAGCGAAACACCGGTGATGCCCGAGACGAGGCCGGGGACGTTGGAGACGAGACCCTGCGCGGCCTGGACGGTGTGGAGGGAGCCCACGACGCCGACCACGTCGTTGACGTCGCTGGTCACGGCGCCGGCGAGGCCACCGTTGATGCTGATGATGCCGCCGGACACGGCGTCCAGCTCGGAGTCGGCCATCTCACGGGTCTCGAGGTCGTTACGCATGTCGCGCACCTTTCATTGGGGGGAGTTCTGCATTCCCGCGGCGGCCCGGCGGCTCGGAACTCGGCCGCCATTCCTTCAACTGCCGCGGTGCCCAGATGAAAGCACGCGAACGGGCGACCCGGCCAATCCCGTTGACGCCCCCGTCGCGGGCAGATGACCACCTCTGACGGCCGACGGGAAGGTTCATTCACCGAATGGTGACGAGTTCTCCACAGGATCGAGTAACAGATATGCGCCGCCTGTCCTTTACACGGAACACAGCAGGGCACACCCCCACCAAACGGACGGAATATATCCGGCATATCGCGGAGCTGTGGAGGGCGGGGGTCCCGATGACGCACACGCTGTGCAGATTTCCCGAAGGCGCGTGGGGTGACGGGGTCATCACGCCGGGTGTACTCCGGGGCGGCGGCGCGCAGCCGGTCAGGGCAGTGTCCAGAACTGGGTCGTGACGAGATAGAAGAGGACGGCCCAGAAGACGGTCACCACGGCGACGATGCCGAGGCCGATGAGGTTGGTCCTCGTCCTCGACTCGTCCGGGGACGGGCGCAGCCAGCGTCTGAGCAGCGGGTTCACGTAGTAGGGCATCGTGAAGAAGCTCATGAGGAAGCTCGAGAGCAGGTTGCCCACGAGCAGCCCCAGCCAGAAGGGCATTCCCAGCGGGTGCAGGGCGAGCGTCAGCAGGACGACGGTCGGGTACAGGCCGACCCAGACCGCGATGGAGGTCCTGGTCTCGGAGGGCGGCGGCGCTTCCTTGCCGTTCTCCTCGAAGGCGAACCAGCTGCCGAAGGAGTTGTCGATCGTGCGGAGTTTGAAGTCGTCGAACTTCTCTCCCTCGGCAAGGAGCTCCTGCCGCTTTTCCGACCCCAGCCAGGCGTCGAGGTGCGCGGCGTTGTCGTACCGGTACAGCGTCGTCCATTCGTCCTGGAGCCCTTCGATCGGGCGGAAGAGCTCGCTGCCCCGGAAGCCTTCGAACTTGCTCTCCTCCTGGCTCATGTGGTGCTGCCAGGCGAGGAAGTCGTCGACCTGGTCCGGGTGGACGCGGTGGGTGACCACAACGGTCACCAGGGGATCCGCCGGCTGTGTGCCACCGCTGACCACCTGCTGCGTTGCCGGGCCGTCGCAGTACTTCCGGCCGACGTCGAGGAGACGCTGCCTGGTCGCACTGTTGATCCACGCCTGGAGATGGGCGATCGAGTCGAACCGGTAGACGACGACCCAGTCGGGTTGCAGGGCCGTCGGCGGGGAGGTCTCGGCGCCGAGGTAGCCGGGGTATTCGGCGGAAGCGGCAAGGACCTCCTCCTGCCACGCCTCGTACTCCCGCTCCACCCCGGGCACCACCTTCTGGCCGATGATGGCCGTCGCCGCGGCGTCTTCGATCTTCTCGGTGCTCATGAGCTCAGGCCGTCGTCGGGGCCGACTGGCTTTCGCCCAGCCGGCTGTAGATGCGTTCCGGAGTCAGGGGCAGCGCGCGGTAGCGGATGCCCGTGGCGTCGTGGAGTGCGTTCGCCAGGGCGGGGGCCACCGGGTTGATGCAGCATTCCGCCATCCCCTTCGACCGCATGGGGCCGACCGAGTCCGCCGAGTCCACCAGGAGCACCTCGGTGCGGGGGATGTCGGCGTAGGTGGGGATGCGGTAGTTGCGGAAGTTCGGGTTGGCCATGACGCCGTCCGCGTCGACCTGGAAGTTCTCGGTCAACGCGAATCCGATCCCCTGGGCCACACCGCCCTCCACCTGTCCGCGGACCTGCTCGGGGTTGATGACGAGGCCGGCATCGGTCGCCTGGACGCTGTACAGGATGCGGATCTCGCCCGTCACCCGATGGACGGCGATCCGGAACCCCTGCGTATTGGAGGTGACGCTCCGGGGTGAACCGTAGGCCTTGCGGGCGGCGGTGAAGCGGATTCCGCGCGCTCGCGCCAGCGCGACCAGCTCGGCCAGCGAAACGCGGTGGTCGCCGCAGACCACTCCCCCGTCGTCCATCGAGCACATCACCACGTGGATACCCGTGTGCGCGGCGGCGAACTCCAGGATGCGGTCGCGCACGGCATTGGCCGCCCGCAGTACCGCGTTGCCCGACACGAAGAGGCCCGCGCTCGCGAAGGCGCCGGTGTCGAATCCCGTGCGGTCGGTGTCGGACTGCACCAGACGGATCCGCGAAGGTGTCGTGCCCAGCTGACCGGCCGCGATCTGGACGTGCGCGGTCGACGTTCCCTCACCGAATTCGACGGTTCCGACGGCCAGTTCGTACATGAGGTCGTCGCCGAGCGTGACCCAGGCCTCGGAGATGTGCTCGGTCGGGGGCGCGGTCTCGTGCAGTGAACTCGCGACGCCGGTCCCGACGAGCCACCCGGGGCCGGGGGGCGGCTCATCGGCCGTCCGGGCCATGGCCTCGTCGACCAGGGCGATGCACTTCCCGAGCCCGTCCTCGGTGAACATCACGTCGTCGGGGCCTTCGTGCATGGCGACGAGCGGATCACCCGGGCGCACGATGTTGCGCCGGCGCAGTTCGAGCGGGTCCATGTGGAGCGCGAGTGCCAGTTCGTGCATCGCCGATTCCACGGCGTACGCCGGCTGCGTCATCCCGTAGCCGCGCAGCGCCCCGCTCGGCACGGTGTTCGTGTAGACGGAGTACGCGTCGTACTTCTTGTTGGGGCAGCGGTAGATCATGATGGCGGCCCCGCCCGCGTACAGCGTCTCGCCGCCGTGATTGCCGTAGGCGCCCGTGTTCGACACGTTGCGGACCTGGAACGCCGTGAGCGTGCCGTCCGCCTTCGCGCCGAGCTTGACCGTCAGCGTCATCGGATGCCGCGGGGAGGCGGTGGTGAACTCCTCCTCGCGCGTGTACTCGAAGCAGACGGGCCGCCCGGTGTCGAGGGTGGCGAGCGCGACCAGGTCCTCCGAGATCACTTCCTGCTTGCCGCCGAAGCCACCGCCCACTCGTTTGCAGAACACCCGCAGCTGGTCGGGGCGCAGCGCGAACAGGTGCGCGAGCTTGACCTTCGCGATCGACGGGGACTGTGAACTGGTACGGACGTTCAGCCGGCCGTTCTCCATCCAGGCGATCGAGCCGTGGGTCTCCAGGTGAGCGTGCTGCACGCGCGGCGAGAAGTACGTCCCCTCGTGGATCACGTCGGCCGCGGCGAATCCCGCGTCGACGTCACCGACCTGCGAATGGATCTCCAGCAGGACGTTGTGGACGGGGTCGAGGGCGAACGCGTCCTCCGCGCCGTGCAGTTGCGGTGCCCCCTCGGCCATCGCCTCCTCGGGATCGAACACGGCGGGCAGCACCTCGTACTCGACCGCGACCCTCCGGCAGCCCTCCTCCGCCGCGCCGACCGTGTCGGCCAGGACCGCGACCACGCGCTGGCCGGCGAAGCGGACCGTGTGGTCGAGGATGTAGGTGTCGTCCGGGTCGACGAGGTGGTCGGTGTGGATCGCCGTGGTGAAACGCTTACGCGGTACGTCTTCCCAGGTGTAGACGCGGTGCACGCCGGGAACGGCGAGCGCCGCGGTCTTGTCGATCGAGACGATCCGGGCGTGCGCGTGGGGCGAGTGCAGCACCTTCAGGTGCAGCATGCCGTCGATGTGGGTGTCCATCGTGAACTCGGCGCGCCCGGTCACCACGTCGTTGGCGGCCGGCGCCCTGACGCTCGTCCCGACGGCCTTTCCCGGTGCGGCCGTCTCCACGCCGGTGACGCCCTTCACGGCGTCCTCGATGCCCCGGTAGCCGGTGCAGCGGCAGAGGTTGCCCTTCAACGCGCGGGGCAGGTCCGCCTTCTGGGCCTCGGTGAACGTCGCCGAGGTCATGATCATCCCTGCGGTGCAGAAACCGCACTGGAACCCCGGGGCGTCGCGGAACTGCCGCTGCATGGGGTGCAGGCTGCCCGGTGAGCCGAGCCCCTCGATCGTGGTCACCTCACGGCCGTCCGCGCGGAAGGCCGGGGTGATGCAGCTGTGGACCGGCTCACCGTCCAGCCACACCGTGCATGCGCCGCAGTCACCCGCGTCGCAGCCCTTCTTGACGCCGAAGTGGCCGAGTGAGCGGAGGAAGGTACGCAGGCACTGGCCGGGGGCGGGTTCCTCGTCGAAGTTCCGGCCGTTCACGACGTACGTCATGCCGGTCCCCCCGTCATGAGTTCGCGTCGAATCTCTTCGGCGAAGTGCTGTGTCAGGTGGCGGCGGTGGCCGGGCGTCCCGTTGGGATCCGCGAACCAGGCGTCGGGCGGGATGACGTCGATGCTCTGCTGCAGGGTCCGCTCGTCGGGCATGCTGTCGAAGGCGAGGCGTACGGGCCGTGTGGTGCCGGCGGTGAGCGTGAGCAGCAGGTCGCTCGTTCCCGGTGTCTGCGTACCGATGAGGAAGACGGTCGAACGGCCGAGGTGCGTCAGGGTGAACCGGCGGTGCGCGGTGCGTTTGCGCAGGGCGCGCGCCGGAATGTCGATGCGCCGCAGGATCTCCCCGGGTGCGAGAACGTTCCGATGGTTGCCGGTCACGAAGTCGAGGGCGTCCACGGTGCGCGCGGATCCGTCGGTGGCCTCCAGCCCGTACTGCGCCTCCAGTGCGACGGTGAGCGTGATCATCGGGCCGGCGGGCAGGGACATGCAGATGTTTCCGCCCACGGTCGCCGAGTTCCAGACCTTGAACGAGGACAGGAAGGCCTCGCAGCTCGTCGCGAGGAGGGCGCCTGCGGTCCAGTCCTCGGGCGGGACGAAGGCGTACAGGTCGCGGATGGTGCACGTCGCACCGATTTCGAGTCCCGCGTCGCTCGGGACCAGGGGCTCCCAGCTCAGCGCCGTCAGGTCGATCAGGCGGCGCAGGTCCGGCTGCTCGTCGGAGAACAGCCACGTCCCGCCCGCGAGCCAGGCGTCGCCTTCGCGCCAGTCCGTGCCTGGCCGATCGGACGGTCGCCGGACGACTTCGGTGATGGTGTTGAGATCCATGGGGACTGATCTCCCTCAGGACGAAGGTGCTGGAGGAAGGACCGGCGGCGCGCATGAATTCCCGAACATCATATCGCGTAACGGGCAATACCGACCAAGTCGGGCATCCGTGCACGGATCCGCGCGGGCGCTAACCCGAAGGGCGGACCGGGCGGGCCCGGTGGACAGGCGGCTCGTACGATGAGCGCATGAGAGCCGCCGCGCAGCGTACGAGCCGCCCCGCCGGGCCGGGCTTCGTGCTGCTGGTGCTCACGGTGCTGGCCGGGGTGCTGGCGATGCACGGGCTGGGCCCGCGGCCGGTGCCCCTGGCGGCGGCCCATCCGGCCGCCCACGCGGTGCACCCGGCCGCCGGGGCCCACGGTGACGCCGACTGCTCCCATCCGGCCGACGGCCCGGAGCACCTCGATCACGCGGACGGGACCTGTGCGGCGGCCGGAGTCGGCTCGGCGTACGCGCCGCCGCCGCTGCCCGCCGCCGTGGACGAGGCCCTTCCGGGCGCGGCGCTGCTCGGCGCGGCTCCGGCCGCCACCCGTACGGGACGGGCTCCGCCCGACCTGTCCGAGCTGCAACTCCTACGGATATAGGACGCCGCTCGGCGCCCGCTCGCCCCGGTTCCGCCGGTGGTGGGCGCGCCGCGCCCCGGCACGTCCTGACCTCTTCGCTCAAGGAGTTGCACCACCATGACCTCGAACCGTTCGTTCCTCCGCCGTTCCCCCGTCCGCCGCGCCGCCGCCGTGGTCACCGCCTCCGCGGCCGCCCTCGTCCTGGCCGCCTGCGGCTCGGACGACGGTGGCGCCGCCGCCGGGCACAACGGGCACCCCGCCGCCTCCCCGTCGGTGACGGCCCCCGGTACGCCGGGCCGGCACAACGCCGCCGACGTCGCCTTCGCCACGGGCATGATCCCCCACCACCGCCAGGCCGTGGAGATGGCCGACCTCGCGCCCGGCCGGGCGGAGTCGGGGCAGGTGAAGCGGCTCGCCGAGGAGATCAAGAAGGCTCAGGACCCGGAGATCAAGACCCTGTCCGGGTGGCTGGCCTCCTGGGGCGAGCCGGTGCCCGCGGCGGGCACCACGGACGCCGCGGACCACACGCAGCACGGCTCTGGCGGCGGCATGATGTCCGCCGAGGAGATGGACGAGCTGTCGAAGACCTCGGGCAAGGCGTTCGACACCGCGTTCATGGAGCTGATGATCAAGCACCACGAAGGGGCGGTGGAGATGGCCAGGACCGAGAAGAGCCAGGGCTCCTTCCCCGAGGCCAAGACCATGGCGGACGCCATCATCTCCTCCCAGTCCGCCGAGATCGACACCATGAAGGGCCTGCTCGGCAAGAGCTAGTGCTGTGACCGGAAAGGTCCACCGGGTCGCGCCGCCCGGCACGGCACCTCGCCGCATTGTCGGACCGCGCCGGTACGTCCAGTACGAGCCGCGGCCCTCCGCCTTGCGATGCACCGCACCGGACGACGCGACCCGGCAAACCCTTCCGGCCACAGCACTAGGTCACGGCACCAGGGGTCCCCGCAAGGGCGGGCGGGCATCATGTGTCCGCCCGCCGCACGCCCCGTGCCCGGCCGCGTCTGTGCGGGCCGGCCGTCGGCCGCGCCTGTGCGGGCCGGCCGGGCGTCAGAACCGCCGGAGCCGGGCCGCCAGGTGGTGCTGCATCGGCAGGCCCACCGCCGCCATCTCCTGGACGAACGCCAGTTCGCCGTCACGGAGGCTGTACCGGCGCCGCGTACCGGTGACCTCCTTGGCCAGCGGGGTGCGGGCCACGTCCTTGCTCTCCAGCTCGATCTCCCCGCCCGACACCCGTCCCACCAGGATCTCGACGATTCCGGTGGGATGGGTGAGCACCACCTCCAGGGAGGCGTCGGGCGTGACCCGCCACCAGCCGGCCTCCCGCCCCGCGGGCCGCACCGCGGCCCCGGTACCGTCGATCAGCCACGCCCGGGCCTCGTAGCGCAGGAAGGGCCGGCCGTCGTGGCTGAAGGTGACCTCCTGCTCGTACTGGAAGTCCTGCTCCAGGGTCGGGTACTCCCCGCGCCCCCGGCCGTGCCAGCGCCCCAGCAGCGGCAGCAAGGGCCGCAGCAGCGGGTGCGGCTCGGCGCCCTCGCCAAGGGTGTGGCTGTCGGGGAAGGGGTTCGCCTGGACCGGTTCGAGCACTGGGCACGCTCCTGCTTGATGTCTGCTCCTGAGCTGCGAAGCGTAGCCGCGGGACCGGCTGGTCCGCCGATCCGTTCGGCCACTGGGCGTTGACGTGCCGCGAAGGTGAAACCCGAACGGATGTGGGGCGTTAGCAGTACGGATCATCGCGCCCCGCCGGGCGCCGTCCCACGTCGCACACGAGCACGACCAGCACGAGGAGTGAGATGACGGACCCGATGTCGGTCGGACGCGGCCGCATGAGACTGGCGGCCCGATGCCGGGTGGTCACGGAGGCCCAGGCTTTCGGGGTGGTCGTCTTCTGCGCGATCCTGTTCAACGCGGCCCTGATGGGTGTGGAGACGTACAGCGGGCTCGCCGCCGAGTACCGGCAGGCGCTGCGGGCCGCCGAGGAATGCTGCCTCGCCCTGTTCACCGTCGAGATGCTGCTGCGGATGGGTGCGTACGCCGACCGGCCGAAAGCATTCTTCCGTGATCCCTGGAACCTCTTCGACCTCGCGATCGTGGCCTCCGCCTTCGTCCCGCTGGTCCGCGAGAACACCACCCTGCTGCGGCTCCTGCGCCTCGCCCGCGTGCTGCGCACCGCCCGCTTCCTGCCCCACCTGCGGATCCTGCTGATCGCCGTCGGCCGCAGCGTGCCCGGTACCGCCAGCTTCCTCTTCATCGGCGCGCTGGTGATCTACGTGTACGCCATGGTCGGCTGGGTCTGCTTCGCCGAATCCGACCCGAAGCACTACGGCTCCGTGGGCCGCGCCGCCCTCACCCTGTTCCTGCTGACCACGCTCGACGGCCTCACCGACGCCGTCCGCGCGGGGCTGCAGATCTCCCGGCTCAGCATCATCTACTACGCCTCCTACGCGCTGCTCGCCTCCTTCGTCCTGGTGAACGTCCTCATCGGGGTCGTCCTCAACTCCCTCGACGAGGCCCGTGAGATGGAGGAGGAGGCCAGCCGCGTCCCGCCGCCCGGCAAGGGCCCCGACCCGGCCACCGAGGTCAGGGAGCGCATCGCGACGGCCCGCCGGGCCCTGGACGACATCGAGGCCGGTCTCGCCGCTGCCGACGGCCGCGCGAAGAGGCAACTGGAGGCCGCCTCGCGCGGGGGCGGCTGAGGGCGGGGACGGATCACTCCTCCAACGGTGGCCCGGTGTCGAGCAGGCGAAGGTGCCACACGCGGTCCGGGAGCCGCTCGACGCTCCACCGGGACGGGTCCCCGGCGGAGGGCAGTTCCACGTTGGTGTCGGACCGGAAGGAGACTCCGTCGAACCGCACCCGCCCCTCGAAGCTCGCGTGGGCGAAGCTCGCCGGGCCCTCGAAGACGGCTCCGGTGGACAGCAGCCCGCGCGTCCACGTCGCGTGGGCGAAGGTGGCCGGCCCGGCGAAGACCGCCCCGCTCAGCCCGGCCAGTCCGTGGAAGACCGTACGGGTGAAGTCGGCCGACCCCAGCACCCGCATCCCGTTCAGGTCCGCCGAGGCCTCCAGCACGGCCTGGCTGAAGGAGACCTCGTCCTCGAAGAGGGCGTCGGTGAATCCGACCGCGCCGCCGAAGACCGTACGGCGGAAGGTGGCCTCTGTCGCGAAGCGGGTCCGGTCGAAGGCCACGGAATGCGCGAACACGGCACGGTCGAAGGAGGCCGGCCCGGCGAAGGTGGCCTCGTCGAACAGGGCCCGGCCCGCGAAGAGCGCGCGGGTGAAGGAGACACGCCCGGTGAACCGGGCCTGCCCCGTGTTCCAGTCGTCCACGAAGTGGGCGCGGTCGAAGGCCGCTTGGCCGAGCCGCACGTGCCGCGTGCCCGGCTCACGCACCACCTCCAACAGGACCTTGAGCAACCCCTCCTCGAATGTGGTGCCCCGGAAGTCGACATCGGATCCGGGCCCGAGGGTACCGAGGTAGGCGGCCAGCTCGGCGGGGTCCAGATGGGCCAGACAGCGGTTGTACCCCGGGATCCGGACGCCACGGCAGCCCAACCGGTCGGTCTCCGGGGCGCCGTACTCGCAGCG
Proteins encoded:
- a CDS encoding FAD binding domain-containing protein codes for the protein MDLNTITEVVRRPSDRPGTDWREGDAWLAGGTWLFSDEQPDLRRLIDLTALSWEPLVPSDAGLEIGATCTIRDLYAFVPPEDWTAGALLATSCEAFLSSFKVWNSATVGGNICMSLPAGPMITLTVALEAQYGLEATDGSARTVDALDFVTGNHRNVLAPGEILRRIDIPARALRKRTAHRRFTLTHLGRSTVFLIGTQTPGTSDLLLTLTAGTTRPVRLAFDSMPDERTLQQSIDVIPPDAWFADPNGTPGHRRHLTQHFAEEIRRELMTGGPA
- a CDS encoding HlyD family efflux transporter periplasmic adaptor subunit, with product MQFRQKALSKLQSPEELDLPVRFARPQGRLVLAVTVVVMAAASFWALTGTVAPKLSAPGILTHADGSYVLQSPVAGQVTAVLAEEGRLLTPGTPLLNVRTEQGDQPVRAVTGGLLRTLVAKVGSVVTAGADVATLEHVKSTDDPLVAVLYVPGGSGSAITVGAPVDLSVQSVPQHQFGTLRGRVKAIGRAPQTQAQISGFLGDSGLAEQFSRQGSPVAVLVQLERSATTKSGHQWSSTDGPPYAVDTATPVTGAVHLAAQRPVDWLLP
- a CDS encoding molybdopterin-dependent oxidoreductase translates to MTYVVNGRNFDEEPAPGQCLRTFLRSLGHFGVKKGCDAGDCGACTVWLDGEPVHSCITPAFRADGREVTTIEGLGSPGSLHPMQRQFRDAPGFQCGFCTAGMIMTSATFTEAQKADLPRALKGNLCRCTGYRGIEDAVKGVTGVETAAPGKAVGTSVRAPAANDVVTGRAEFTMDTHIDGMLHLKVLHSPHAHARIVSIDKTAALAVPGVHRVYTWEDVPRKRFTTAIHTDHLVDPDDTYILDHTVRFAGQRVVAVLADTVGAAEEGCRRVAVEYEVLPAVFDPEEAMAEGAPQLHGAEDAFALDPVHNVLLEIHSQVGDVDAGFAAADVIHEGTYFSPRVQHAHLETHGSIAWMENGRLNVRTSSQSPSIAKVKLAHLFALRPDQLRVFCKRVGGGFGGKQEVISEDLVALATLDTGRPVCFEYTREEEFTTASPRHPMTLTVKLGAKADGTLTAFQVRNVSNTGAYGNHGGETLYAGGAAIMIYRCPNKKYDAYSVYTNTVPSGALRGYGMTQPAYAVESAMHELALALHMDPLELRRRNIVRPGDPLVAMHEGPDDVMFTEDGLGKCIALVDEAMARTADEPPPGPGWLVGTGVASSLHETAPPTEHISEAWVTLGDDLMYELAVGTVEFGEGTSTAHVQIAAGQLGTTPSRIRLVQSDTDRTGFDTGAFASAGLFVSGNAVLRAANAVRDRILEFAAAHTGIHVVMCSMDDGGVVCGDHRVSLAELVALARARGIRFTAARKAYGSPRSVTSNTQGFRIAVHRVTGEIRILYSVQATDAGLVINPEQVRGQVEGGVAQGIGFALTENFQVDADGVMANPNFRNYRIPTYADIPRTEVLLVDSADSVGPMRSKGMAECCINPVAPALANALHDATGIRYRALPLTPERIYSRLGESQSAPTTA
- a CDS encoding DUF6153 family protein, with product MRAAAQRTSRPAGPGFVLLVLTVLAGVLAMHGLGPRPVPLAAAHPAAHAVHPAAGAHGDADCSHPADGPEHLDHADGTCAAAGVGSAYAPPPLPAAVDEALPGAALLGAAPAATRTGRAPPDLSELQLLRI
- a CDS encoding DUF305 domain-containing protein; protein product: MTSNRSFLRRSPVRRAAAVVTASAAALVLAACGSDDGGAAAGHNGHPAASPSVTAPGTPGRHNAADVAFATGMIPHHRQAVEMADLAPGRAESGQVKRLAEEIKKAQDPEIKTLSGWLASWGEPVPAAGTTDAADHTQHGSGGGMMSAEEMDELSKTSGKAFDTAFMELMIKHHEGAVEMARTEKSQGSFPEAKTMADAIISSQSAEIDTMKGLLGKS
- a CDS encoding NHLP family bacteriocin export ABC transporter peptidase/permease/ATPase subunit yields the protein MTAPQTGAPPEAPRLPPAGRRRHRPEPKGGGARRKAAPAPRTRTPRPVRTRTVLQMEAVECGAAALAMVLGHYRRFVPLEELRIACGVSRDGSRASNLLKAARGYGLKAKGMQMDLAALAEVSAPAVLFWEFNHYVVYDGMGHRLGRKGVYVNDPGKGRRFVPMDEFDTSFTGVVLTFEPGEDFRRGGRKPGVMGAMPARLRGTSGTMAAAVISSILLVAVGAAVPALSRTYIDMFLIGEQTSLLGVLFASMAVTLVLTAALTALQQANLLRGRIISSTLGSARFLRHLLRLPVAFYSQRNPADLVQRLQSNDAVAETLARDLAAAGVDAVVVVLYAVLLWTYDPQLTLVGVMIALLNVVAMRIVIHLRATGTQKLRAESARLTNTSYSGLQLIETMKATGGEDGFFRRWAGQHAVTLDVQQRLGVPSAWLAIVAPTLAALNSALILMIGGLRAVEGHLSVGLLVAFQALVTSFTAPISRLGGVAGRIQDFAADVARLKDVENFPVDPVYSRREPAAGTRRLKGHVELDAITFGYSPLDAPLLKDFSLSVGPGRQVALVGGSGSGKSTVSRLISGLHTPWAGAIRIDGMRLEDIPRGVLAASVSFVDQDVFLFEGTVRDNVALWDPSIPDEAVTAALQDAAVHDVVARRPGGIHSRVEQDGRNFSGGQRQRLEIARALVRRPSVMVLDEVTSALDAVTEQIIIDNLRRRGCACVVIAHRLSTVRDSDEIVVLDRGTVVERGRHEHLVAARGPYAALVKEH
- a CDS encoding antibiotic biosynthesis monooxygenase, which translates into the protein MSTEKIEDAAATAIIGQKVVPGVEREYEAWQEEVLAASAEYPGYLGAETSPPTALQPDWVVVYRFDSIAHLQAWINSATRQRLLDVGRKYCDGPATQQVVSGGTQPADPLVTVVVTHRVHPDQVDDFLAWQHHMSQEESKFEGFRGSELFRPIEGLQDEWTTLYRYDNAAHLDAWLGSEKRQELLAEGEKFDDFKLRTIDNSFGSWFAFEENGKEAPPPSETRTSIAVWVGLYPTVVLLTLALHPLGMPFWLGLLVGNLLSSFLMSFFTMPYYVNPLLRRWLRPSPDESRTRTNLIGLGIVAVVTVFWAVLFYLVTTQFWTLP